Proteins from one Catenuloplanes atrovinosus genomic window:
- a CDS encoding glycosyltransferase family 2 protein — protein MRVTLGFTTYNVERYLPLAFESVLAQDFTDFEVVVCDNRSTDRTWEICREYAARDPRFRIHRNDENLGEAGNFARVVSLARGEFFRLTAHDDLMAPSLLRECVAALDADPGVVCAYPQTVIIDADGNPIGDWDDRLDLSDPSPVRRLAHFAQRWSLLNELFGVIRTDALRRTRLLGQYLSSDARIVAELVLQGRFHAVPSRLFYRRMHPAMTFGGDRTDVMAHHEPHLAMKARKAARRARPGADHQLLIADVMRTFLATADAPLATRIGGAATFGAVAESRRARIRLGRLRRRVTGGTLPKPPWENPDGSLKKESR, from the coding sequence ATGAGGGTCACGCTCGGGTTCACCACGTACAACGTGGAGCGCTACCTGCCGCTGGCGTTCGAGTCCGTGCTGGCCCAGGACTTCACCGACTTCGAGGTGGTGGTCTGCGACAACCGGTCGACGGACCGGACCTGGGAGATCTGCCGCGAGTACGCGGCGCGCGACCCCCGGTTCCGCATCCACCGCAACGACGAGAACCTGGGCGAGGCCGGCAACTTCGCGCGCGTGGTGTCGCTGGCCCGCGGCGAGTTCTTCCGGCTCACCGCGCACGACGACCTGATGGCGCCGTCGCTGCTCCGCGAGTGCGTGGCCGCGCTGGACGCCGACCCGGGCGTGGTGTGCGCGTACCCGCAGACCGTGATCATCGACGCGGACGGCAACCCGATCGGTGACTGGGACGACCGGCTCGACCTGTCCGACCCCAGCCCGGTCCGGCGGCTCGCCCACTTCGCGCAACGGTGGTCGCTGCTCAACGAGCTGTTCGGCGTCATCCGGACGGACGCGCTGCGCCGCACCCGCCTGCTCGGGCAGTACCTGTCCAGCGACGCGCGGATCGTGGCGGAACTGGTGCTGCAGGGGCGCTTCCACGCCGTACCGTCGCGGCTGTTCTACCGCCGGATGCATCCGGCCATGACGTTCGGCGGCGACCGCACCGACGTGATGGCGCACCACGAGCCGCACCTGGCGATGAAGGCGCGCAAGGCCGCCCGGCGGGCCAGGCCCGGCGCCGACCACCAGCTGCTGATCGCGGACGTGATGCGCACGTTCCTCGCCACCGCGGACGCGCCGCTGGCCACCCGCATCGGCGGCGCGGCCACGTTCGGCGCGGTCGCCGAGTCGCGGCGCGCCCGCATCCGCCTCGGCCGGCTCCGCCGCCGCGTCACCGGAGGCACGCTGCCGAAGCCGCCGTGGGAGAACCCGGACGGCTCGCTGAAGAAGGAGTCGCGATGA
- a CDS encoding class I SAM-dependent methyltransferase — MSERASESSAQRRPHGHRRCDACGEAELEVFGDLGEIPVLCGVHWADRDEAAHSPVGQMTLAACPACGYVRNVAFDPAVMVYDTTMDTNLHHSPAFQAFSAELCKRLADRYDLRGKRVLDVGCGQGEFLRELCHVGGATGHGFDAMYAGPAGPDPSGAVLHSGYAPRGAALPEYDLFTTRHWFEHLDDPYEFLVDLRLRANGRVVHGYIEVPDAGYDLSTAGWEVIYPHVSYFDAYALAKIVERAGWTVEDSGTFFHGMFRYIEISANKAASGATAALLTDRDRTLAAVAGFAARHHDERERWEQRIAQLVADGANPVMWGAGSRGVQFLTLADRTRQLAAVVDVNPRKWGRYLPVTAHRVEAPERLSELRPKAVIITNPAYRTEIAAQLAALGVDAELLVA, encoded by the coding sequence ATGAGCGAGCGTGCGAGCGAATCATCGGCTCAGCGCCGACCACACGGACACCGGCGCTGTGACGCGTGCGGCGAGGCCGAGCTGGAGGTCTTCGGCGACCTGGGCGAGATCCCGGTGCTGTGCGGTGTGCACTGGGCGGACCGGGACGAGGCGGCGCACAGCCCGGTCGGGCAGATGACGCTCGCGGCGTGCCCGGCCTGCGGCTACGTGCGGAACGTCGCGTTCGATCCGGCGGTCATGGTCTACGACACCACTATGGACACGAACCTGCACCACTCGCCCGCGTTCCAGGCGTTCTCCGCGGAGCTGTGCAAGCGGCTCGCCGACCGCTACGACCTGCGCGGCAAGCGCGTGCTGGACGTCGGATGCGGCCAGGGCGAGTTCCTGCGCGAGCTGTGCCACGTGGGTGGTGCCACCGGGCACGGCTTCGACGCGATGTACGCCGGCCCGGCCGGTCCGGACCCGTCCGGCGCGGTCCTCCACAGCGGGTACGCACCGCGCGGCGCCGCGCTGCCCGAGTACGACCTGTTCACCACGCGGCACTGGTTCGAGCACCTCGACGACCCGTACGAGTTCCTGGTCGACCTGCGGCTGCGCGCGAACGGCCGGGTGGTGCACGGCTACATCGAGGTGCCGGACGCCGGGTACGACCTGTCCACCGCCGGGTGGGAGGTGATCTACCCGCACGTCTCCTACTTCGACGCGTACGCGCTGGCGAAGATCGTGGAGCGGGCCGGGTGGACCGTCGAGGACTCCGGCACGTTCTTCCACGGCATGTTCCGGTACATCGAGATATCCGCCAACAAAGCCGCTTCCGGTGCGACCGCGGCTCTGCTTACCGACCGGGACCGCACGCTCGCCGCGGTCGCCGGGTTCGCGGCGCGGCATCACGACGAGCGCGAGCGCTGGGAGCAGCGGATCGCGCAACTCGTCGCGGACGGCGCGAACCCGGTGATGTGGGGCGCCGGCTCGCGCGGCGTGCAGTTCCTGACGCTCGCGGACCGCACGCGGCAGCTCGCCGCCGTGGTCGACGTCAACCCGCGCAAGTGGGGCCGCTACCTGCCGGTCACCGCGCACCGGGTGGAGGCGCCGGAGCGGCTGTCCGAGCTCCGCCCCAAGGCCGTGATCATCACGAACCCGGCCTACCGGACCGAGATCGCGGCACAGCTCGCCGCGCTCGGCGTGGACGCGGAGCTGCTGGTCGCATGA
- a CDS encoding NAD-dependent epimerase/dehydratase family protein, producing the protein MAAEVPYEHIWEIGMRVLVTGHEGYLGSVLVPRLLAAGHEVVGLDVGLFADCVIGPAPADVPAIRTDLRDVTADQLRDARIEAVVHLAAICNDPIGNLNPELTYEVNHRSTLRLARAAKQAGATRFLFSSSCSLYGKGADDAPLDETAGFNPVTPYGESKILSEQGLLELADDDFSPTFLRNATAYGFSPRLRGDLVVNDLVGHALHTGEVRLQSDGTAWRPLVHADDIAHAFEALLSVDRSRIHAKAYNIGRTTENYLIRDVANLVRDLVGGTVTFAEGAGTDLRNYRVTCDLIAAEVPEFQPRWTVAKGIEQLVEAYRRNGLALEDLMGERHQRLKRITALTAAGRLDTELRWVSA; encoded by the coding sequence GTGGCTGCGGAAGTCCCCTACGAACACATCTGGGAGATCGGCATGCGCGTCCTCGTCACCGGACACGAGGGGTACCTGGGTAGCGTGCTCGTCCCTCGGCTGCTCGCGGCCGGCCACGAGGTCGTCGGGCTGGACGTCGGCCTCTTCGCCGACTGCGTGATCGGCCCCGCGCCGGCCGACGTCCCGGCGATCCGCACCGACCTGCGCGACGTCACCGCGGACCAGCTGCGCGACGCGCGGATCGAGGCGGTCGTGCACCTGGCCGCGATCTGCAACGACCCGATCGGGAACCTGAACCCGGAGCTCACCTACGAGGTGAACCACCGGTCGACGCTGCGCCTGGCGCGCGCCGCCAAGCAGGCCGGCGCGACGCGCTTCCTGTTCTCGTCCTCGTGCAGCCTCTACGGCAAGGGTGCGGACGACGCGCCGCTGGACGAGACCGCGGGCTTCAACCCGGTCACGCCGTACGGCGAGTCGAAGATCCTCTCCGAGCAGGGGCTGCTGGAGCTGGCCGACGACGACTTCTCCCCCACGTTCCTGCGCAACGCCACCGCGTACGGCTTCTCCCCGCGCCTGCGCGGCGACCTGGTCGTCAACGACCTGGTCGGGCACGCGCTGCACACCGGCGAGGTGCGGCTGCAGAGCGACGGCACCGCGTGGCGCCCGCTGGTGCACGCGGACGACATCGCGCACGCGTTCGAGGCGCTGCTCTCCGTCGACCGCTCGCGGATCCACGCCAAGGCCTACAACATCGGGCGTACGACGGAGAACTACCTGATCCGGGACGTGGCCAACCTGGTGCGCGACCTGGTCGGCGGCACGGTCACGTTCGCCGAGGGGGCCGGCACGGACCTGCGCAACTACCGGGTCACCTGCGACCTGATCGCGGCCGAGGTGCCGGAGTTCCAGCCGCGGTGGACGGTCGCGAAGGGGATCGAGCAGCTCGTCGAGGCGTACCGCCGGAACGGTCTGGCCCTGGAGGACCTGATGGGCGAGCGGCACCAGCGGCTGAAGCGCATCACCGCGCTCACCGCGGCCGGCCGGCTCGACACCGAGCTGCGGTGGGTCTCGGCATGA
- a CDS encoding O-antigen ligase family protein: MSDTTLHHPVDFEPSLLEDVGTAGSTYTTRGRRHLLDGAALLSLLVMLNLLLPQDLVVQQLSSLGRPALLLGLVFFFGWLVSKLHPRLALRGPQPVRWAAIGYLASVLAAYAAGYLRGLPSLEANAADRAIIGTAAFLGVLLVCADGVSNRNRLDSVLKISVWCGTVMAIIGLLQAGLAVDVTKYIKIPGLVLHHGEELGFMSRGNGFFRVASTAQHYIEFSTVMAILLPFAVHYAIYGTRRTIRQWAVVAGVLMGAAIPMTLSRTGIVALVVGCLAMLPAWSWRVRINLAGLGVLLGGALMAVKPGLIGTIISMFTGAADDPSITGRTDDYAVIFQYVAERPLFGRGPGTFIPTIYFFVDNEWLQHLVTMGVLGVLALAALHLTAISLGVLAYRRATRPEDRHLAACLIAVQLIAVTVAATFDSMGFTTYSTMLALLTGATGAMWRLTHPARMVRSSAPRLTND, from the coding sequence TTGAGCGACACCACGCTGCACCACCCGGTCGACTTCGAGCCGTCGCTGCTGGAGGACGTCGGCACGGCCGGCTCCACCTACACCACGCGCGGTCGGCGCCACCTGCTCGACGGCGCCGCACTGCTCAGCCTGCTGGTCATGCTCAACCTGCTGCTCCCGCAGGACCTGGTGGTCCAGCAGCTGAGCTCGCTGGGCCGTCCCGCGCTGCTGCTCGGCCTGGTGTTCTTCTTCGGCTGGCTGGTCTCCAAGCTGCACCCGCGGCTCGCGCTGCGCGGCCCGCAGCCGGTCCGGTGGGCCGCGATCGGCTACCTGGCGTCGGTGCTCGCCGCGTACGCGGCCGGTTACCTGCGCGGCCTGCCGTCCCTGGAGGCGAACGCGGCCGACCGCGCGATCATCGGCACCGCCGCGTTCCTGGGCGTGCTGCTGGTCTGCGCGGACGGCGTCTCGAACCGCAACCGGCTGGACAGCGTGCTGAAGATCTCGGTCTGGTGCGGCACCGTGATGGCAATCATCGGCCTGCTGCAGGCCGGGCTCGCGGTGGACGTCACGAAGTACATCAAGATCCCCGGCCTGGTGCTGCACCACGGCGAGGAACTGGGCTTCATGTCCCGCGGCAACGGCTTCTTCCGGGTGGCGAGCACCGCGCAGCACTACATCGAGTTCAGCACCGTGATGGCGATCCTGCTGCCGTTCGCGGTGCACTACGCGATCTACGGCACCCGGCGGACGATCCGGCAGTGGGCGGTGGTGGCCGGCGTGCTGATGGGCGCGGCGATCCCGATGACGCTGTCCCGCACCGGCATCGTGGCGCTGGTGGTCGGCTGCCTGGCCATGCTGCCGGCCTGGAGCTGGCGGGTGCGGATCAACCTGGCCGGGCTGGGCGTGCTGCTCGGCGGCGCGCTGATGGCGGTCAAGCCGGGCCTGATCGGCACGATCATCTCGATGTTCACCGGCGCGGCGGACGACCCCAGCATCACCGGCCGCACCGACGACTACGCCGTGATCTTCCAGTACGTCGCGGAGCGCCCGCTGTTCGGGCGCGGGCCGGGCACGTTCATCCCGACCATCTACTTCTTCGTCGACAACGAGTGGCTGCAGCACCTGGTGACCATGGGCGTCCTGGGCGTGCTCGCGCTCGCCGCGCTGCACCTGACCGCGATCTCGCTGGGCGTGCTGGCGTACCGGCGGGCCACCCGGCCGGAGGACCGGCACCTGGCCGCGTGCCTGATCGCGGTGCAGCTGATCGCGGTGACGGTGGCGGCCACGTTCGACTCGATGGGCTTCACCACGTACAGCACCATGCTGGCGCTACTGACCGGCGCGACCGGCGCGATGTGGCGGCTGACGCACCCGGCCCGGATGGTCCGAAGCTCCGCGCCGCGCCTGACGAACGACTGA
- a CDS encoding class I SAM-dependent methyltransferase produces the protein MDAIPCRLCGNALTETFVDLGMSPLCESFLRADQIDGRESFYPLHVRICPECLLVQLPAYVPGEDIFSDYAYFSSYSTSWVEHARRYAETMTERLGLTADSLVTEVASNDGYLLQHFVAAGIPVLGVEPAANIAAVAREKGIRTESEFLGAETGAALAERYGRADLVAGNNVYAHIPDLVGFTAGLAALVKPEGLVTLEFPHLLRLIERNQFDTIYHEHYHYLTLLTAQRALATAGLTVVDVEELSSHGGSLRVHARHSDHAGEPSANVKSVLEAEAEAGLHTVEGHKGFAEAVFQVKRELVEFLLTARAEGKTVVGYGAPGKGNTLLNHAGIRSDLLAYTVDRNPHKQGMFLPGTHIPIHDPARIAADKPDYVLVLPWNLRTEIGNQLAYVREWGGRLVFPIPHLDVV, from the coding sequence ATGGACGCTATCCCGTGCCGGCTGTGTGGAAACGCACTCACCGAGACATTCGTCGACCTGGGGATGTCGCCGCTCTGCGAAAGCTTCCTGCGCGCCGACCAGATCGACGGACGCGAGTCGTTCTATCCGCTGCACGTCCGTATCTGCCCCGAGTGCCTGCTGGTGCAACTGCCCGCGTACGTGCCGGGTGAGGACATCTTCAGCGACTACGCGTACTTCTCGTCGTACTCCACCTCCTGGGTCGAGCACGCCCGCCGGTACGCGGAGACGATGACCGAGCGGCTCGGCCTGACCGCGGACAGCCTGGTCACCGAGGTCGCCAGCAACGACGGCTACCTGCTGCAGCACTTCGTGGCCGCGGGCATCCCGGTGCTGGGCGTGGAGCCGGCCGCGAACATCGCCGCGGTCGCGCGGGAGAAGGGCATCCGTACCGAATCGGAGTTCCTGGGCGCGGAGACCGGCGCGGCGCTGGCCGAGCGCTACGGCCGCGCGGACCTGGTGGCCGGGAACAACGTCTACGCGCACATCCCGGACCTGGTCGGCTTCACCGCCGGGCTGGCCGCGCTGGTCAAGCCGGAGGGCCTGGTCACGCTGGAGTTCCCGCACCTGCTGCGGCTGATCGAGCGGAACCAGTTCGACACGATCTACCACGAGCACTACCACTACCTGACGCTGCTGACCGCGCAGCGCGCGCTGGCCACCGCCGGGCTGACCGTGGTCGACGTGGAGGAGCTGTCCAGCCACGGCGGCTCGCTCCGCGTACACGCGCGGCACTCCGATCACGCCGGTGAGCCGTCGGCGAACGTGAAGTCGGTGCTGGAGGCGGAGGCCGAGGCCGGACTGCACACCGTCGAGGGGCACAAGGGCTTCGCGGAGGCGGTCTTCCAGGTCAAGCGCGAGCTGGTCGAATTCCTGCTCACCGCGCGGGCCGAGGGCAAGACCGTGGTCGGGTACGGCGCGCCCGGCAAGGGCAACACGCTGCTCAACCACGCCGGCATCCGGTCGGACCTGCTGGCGTACACGGTCGACCGGAACCCGCACAAGCAGGGCATGTTCCTGCCGGGCACGCACATCCCGATCCACGACCCCGCGCGGATCGCCGCGGACAAACCGGACTATGTGCTGGTACTGCCGTGGAACCTGCGCACCGAGATCGGCAACCAGCTGGCGTACGTACGCGAGTGGGGCGGCCGCCTGGTCTTCCCGATCCCGCACCTCGACGTGGTCTGA
- a CDS encoding sugar phosphate nucleotidyltransferase has product MKVVLFCGGFGMRMREGAASAPKPMQLIGDRPLLWHVMRYYAHFGHKDFILCLGYGAAAVKDYFLRYDETISNDFTLTGGGRDIRMFSTDISDWNITFIDTGLRATIGERLMKVREHVRDEEIFLANYADTLTASDLDASIASFRSSGAVVSMLAVPPVSTHHVVEMGDNGLVTRVREVRDLMQYENGGFFVMTPEIFDYLHEGEDMVPHAFDRLIPRGKLQAQRYDGFWRAADTFKDRAELEEMFARGDCPWMLWDDNRNGGRKLIVPTQHTRASSLVAG; this is encoded by the coding sequence GTGAAGGTCGTCCTCTTCTGCGGTGGTTTCGGCATGCGCATGCGGGAAGGTGCCGCCTCGGCCCCCAAGCCGATGCAGCTGATCGGCGACCGCCCCCTGCTCTGGCACGTGATGCGGTACTACGCCCACTTCGGGCACAAGGACTTCATCCTCTGCCTCGGCTACGGCGCGGCGGCGGTCAAGGACTACTTCCTCCGGTACGACGAGACGATCTCCAACGACTTCACGCTGACCGGCGGCGGCCGGGACATCCGGATGTTCTCCACCGACATCAGCGACTGGAACATCACGTTCATCGACACCGGGCTGCGCGCCACCATCGGCGAGCGCCTGATGAAGGTGCGCGAGCACGTCCGGGACGAGGAGATCTTCCTCGCCAACTACGCGGACACGCTGACCGCCTCGGACCTGGACGCCAGCATCGCGTCCTTCCGGTCCAGCGGCGCCGTGGTCAGCATGCTCGCGGTGCCGCCGGTCTCCACCCACCACGTGGTCGAGATGGGGGACAACGGCCTGGTCACGCGCGTGCGCGAGGTGCGGGACCTGATGCAGTACGAGAACGGCGGCTTCTTCGTGATGACGCCGGAGATCTTCGACTACCTGCACGAGGGCGAGGACATGGTCCCGCACGCGTTCGACCGCCTGATCCCGCGCGGCAAGCTCCAGGCGCAGCGGTACGACGGCTTCTGGCGCGCCGCGGACACGTTCAAGGACCGCGCCGAACTCGAGGAGATGTTCGCCCGCGGCGACTGCCCCTGGATGCTGTGGGACGACAACCGCAACGGCGGCCGCAAACTGATCGTGCCCACCCAGCACACCCGCGCCTCCTCGCTCGTCGCCGGCTGA
- a CDS encoding PIG-L deacetylase family protein, whose amino-acid sequence MRPLALTGVSSLVALGAHPDDIEIAAGGLLLQLATANPGLAVRYVLATGTPARQAEARAAATAFLPGADLTFDLGTLPDGRLPAHWDTVKDQIERAAREARPDLVVAPWSGDAHQDHRTLGTLAPTAFRDALVLHYEIPKWDGDLGRPSVYVPLVEETARRKVSLLHTHFPSQSDRDWWDDEVFLGLARLRGMECRHRYAEAFHTQKLTLTLS is encoded by the coding sequence ATGCGCCCGCTCGCCCTGACCGGCGTGTCGTCGCTGGTCGCGCTCGGCGCCCACCCCGACGACATCGAGATCGCCGCCGGCGGCCTGCTCCTCCAACTCGCCACCGCGAACCCCGGCCTGGCCGTCCGCTACGTGCTGGCCACCGGCACCCCCGCCCGCCAGGCCGAGGCCCGCGCCGCCGCCACCGCGTTCCTCCCCGGCGCCGACCTCACGTTCGACCTCGGCACGCTCCCCGACGGCCGGCTCCCCGCCCACTGGGACACCGTCAAGGACCAGATCGAACGCGCCGCCCGCGAGGCCCGCCCCGACCTGGTCGTCGCCCCCTGGTCCGGCGACGCCCACCAGGACCACCGCACCCTCGGCACCCTCGCCCCCACGGCGTTCCGCGACGCCCTGGTCCTGCACTACGAGATCCCGAAGTGGGACGGCGACCTCGGCCGTCCGTCGGTCTACGTGCCGCTCGTGGAGGAGACCGCGCGCCGCAAGGTCTCGCTGCTGCACACCCACTTCCCGTCCCAGTCCGACCGGGACTGGTGGGACGACGAGGTATTCCTCGGCCTGGCCCGCCTCCGCGGCATGGAATGCCGCCACCGCTACGCGGAGGCCTTCCACACGCAGAAACTCACGCTCACGCTCTCCTGA
- a CDS encoding AI-2E family transporter, which yields MNRVDALAAFGATKFGEPGRPLRRNPFLTGFLGGLGLAVAYALFLGIQNASSILVLVFIALFLAVGLHPAVVRLTRWGVPRGIAVALVVLFVVGLIVGGITALVPPIVTQVGEFVGQLPSYVEDLQRSRTLRELIQDYDLVEKVQAMVSTENASRVFGGVFGGARLFFGTVFNVLTVLILTIYFLASFERLKRAGYLLVPASRRERVQLIGDEILAKVGAYLVGALAIALLCGLSTFVFALIVGLSYPFALAIVVAICDLIPQIGATLGAIVVSLVGLATSLPIGIACAIFFLLYQQIENYLIYPKVMRRSVEVSDVAAIVAALLGVSLFGVIGALIAIPAVAAAQIIIREVLIPRQATR from the coding sequence ATGAACCGTGTGGACGCGCTGGCCGCGTTCGGTGCGACGAAGTTCGGGGAGCCCGGCCGACCGCTGCGCCGCAACCCGTTCCTCACCGGCTTCCTCGGCGGTCTCGGCCTGGCCGTGGCGTACGCGCTGTTCCTCGGCATCCAGAATGCGTCGTCCATCCTGGTGCTGGTCTTCATCGCGCTGTTCCTGGCGGTCGGCCTGCACCCCGCCGTGGTGCGCCTGACCCGCTGGGGCGTCCCGCGCGGGATAGCCGTGGCGCTCGTGGTGCTGTTCGTCGTCGGCCTGATCGTCGGCGGCATCACCGCGCTGGTCCCGCCGATCGTCACCCAGGTCGGCGAGTTCGTCGGCCAGTTGCCCTCCTATGTGGAGGACCTGCAGCGCAGCCGCACGCTGCGCGAGCTGATCCAGGACTACGACCTGGTGGAGAAGGTCCAGGCCATGGTCAGTACGGAGAACGCCTCCCGCGTCTTCGGCGGCGTCTTCGGCGGCGCCCGCCTGTTCTTCGGCACGGTCTTCAACGTGCTGACCGTGCTGATCCTGACCATCTACTTCCTGGCCTCGTTCGAGCGCCTGAAGCGGGCCGGCTACCTCCTGGTCCCCGCCTCCCGCCGCGAGCGGGTCCAGCTGATCGGCGACGAGATCCTCGCCAAGGTCGGCGCCTACCTGGTCGGCGCGCTCGCGATCGCTCTGCTCTGCGGCCTGTCGACCTTCGTCTTCGCGCTGATCGTCGGCCTCTCGTACCCCTTCGCCCTCGCCATCGTGGTGGCGATCTGCGACCTCATCCCCCAGATCGGCGCGACGCTCGGCGCCATCGTGGTCAGCCTGGTCGGCCTGGCCACCTCGCTGCCGATCGGCATCGCCTGCGCCATCTTCTTCCTGCTCTACCAGCAGATCGAGAACTACCTGATCTACCCCAAGGTCATGCGCCGCTCCGTCGAGGTCAGCGACGTCGCCGCCATCGTCGCCGCCCTCCTCGGCGTCTCCCTCTTCGGCGTGATCGGCGCGCTCATCGCGATACCCGCCGTAGCCGCCGCCCAGATCATCATCCGCGAGGTCCTCATCCCCCGCCAGGCCACCCGCTGA
- a CDS encoding Laminin subunit beta-1, translating into MSHGGEIFDLGDDVALEPTFESQFKGYDRKQVDRYVARAENEIATLATEREQAYGQIQGMAREIEQLKAEVAALRRRAATPERVSFRHLGPRVEQILALAEDQAEAIRSEATQDIADRRNEADRVLNEAREDAERMVGEARTRAHEAARDFEIALASRRAEEDKVDAQRRSTAEAEIAAAREEADKARSEGQAALARAQQEARQLTEQTKQYVQRTRAETEAYVQSSRTQVQQELSHWRSSVEQEINQRNAAAERELAELRTAAEHEVAQRRTAAAQELSQLRAEAEKQIADQRADAERQLNEARRAADKEAAEAHARLTAVQQEVTTTQKQLTALREEISTTESALAEMREQSLTARQEADKVAEKLSGVQKQLAAELKRLSDAQRSAEAAERHASDVRRQVQREAKRVAELAAAAVLAAAAGPADGAADAAADSTDVAAGSAGAAADSTGGSAKTETAGPDETQVVPVATRPAADKSTTEPASTAAAGAPSAGASSVGDKGAGDKGAGGDKGAAEGKASEDKPATGAPAGSKPADDATQVISQQDLADAAAAAKAAKPGPAGAETTQVISRDAEATQVISTDAVRAAQTAAVPPKQTDGPPASLSNTAAPTAVMPTVPAGNRTTTAPDARDGKAAEELTADSTAV; encoded by the coding sequence ATGTCACACGGCGGGGAAATCTTCGATCTCGGCGACGATGTGGCTCTGGAGCCAACCTTCGAGTCACAGTTCAAGGGCTACGACCGCAAGCAGGTCGATCGGTACGTGGCCCGGGCCGAGAACGAGATCGCCACGCTCGCCACCGAGCGCGAGCAGGCGTACGGGCAGATCCAGGGCATGGCCCGCGAGATCGAGCAGCTGAAGGCGGAGGTCGCCGCGCTGCGACGCCGGGCCGCCACTCCCGAGCGCGTGTCGTTCCGGCACCTCGGCCCGCGCGTGGAGCAGATCCTCGCGCTCGCGGAGGACCAGGCCGAGGCGATCCGCAGCGAGGCCACACAGGACATCGCGGACCGGCGCAACGAGGCCGACCGCGTGCTGAACGAGGCACGCGAGGACGCGGAGCGCATGGTCGGGGAGGCCCGCACCCGCGCGCACGAGGCCGCGCGCGACTTCGAGATCGCGCTCGCCTCGCGCCGCGCCGAGGAGGACAAGGTCGACGCGCAGCGCCGGTCCACCGCCGAGGCGGAGATCGCGGCGGCGCGCGAGGAGGCGGACAAGGCACGCAGCGAGGGGCAGGCCGCGCTCGCCCGCGCCCAGCAGGAGGCGCGCCAGCTCACCGAGCAGACCAAGCAGTACGTGCAGCGCACCCGCGCCGAGACCGAGGCGTACGTGCAGTCCTCCCGCACCCAGGTGCAGCAGGAGCTCAGCCACTGGCGCAGCAGCGTCGAGCAGGAGATCAACCAGCGCAACGCGGCGGCCGAGCGGGAGCTGGCCGAGCTGCGTACCGCCGCGGAGCACGAGGTCGCGCAGCGCCGCACGGCGGCGGCGCAGGAGCTCAGCCAGCTCCGCGCCGAGGCCGAGAAGCAGATCGCGGACCAGCGCGCCGACGCCGAGCGCCAGCTCAACGAGGCCCGCCGCGCCGCGGACAAGGAGGCGGCCGAGGCGCACGCGCGGCTCACCGCGGTGCAGCAGGAGGTCACCACCACGCAGAAGCAGCTCACCGCGCTGCGCGAGGAGATCTCCACGACCGAGTCCGCCCTGGCCGAGATGCGCGAGCAGTCGCTCACCGCGCGCCAGGAGGCGGACAAGGTCGCCGAGAAGCTGAGCGGCGTGCAGAAGCAGCTGGCCGCGGAGCTCAAGCGGCTCAGCGACGCTCAGCGCTCCGCGGAGGCGGCCGAGCGGCACGCGTCCGACGTACGCCGGCAGGTGCAGCGCGAGGCCAAGCGGGTCGCGGAACTGGCGGCGGCGGCGGTGCTCGCGGCGGCGGCCGGACCGGCGGACGGTGCCGCGGACGCGGCGGCCGATTCGACGGATGTCGCGGCCGGCTCGGCGGGCGCCGCGGCCGACTCGACGGGCGGGTCGGCGAAGACCGAGACGGCCGGGCCGGATGAGACGCAGGTCGTGCCGGTCGCGACGCGGCCGGCCGCGGACAAGTCCACCACGGAGCCGGCCTCCACGGCCGCCGCCGGGGCTCCGAGCGCCGGGGCTTCGAGCGTGGGGGACAAGGGTGCTGGGGACAAGGGCGCTGGTGGGGACAAGGGCGCCGCGGAGGGCAAGGCTTCCGAGGACAAGCCCGCCACCGGCGCGCCCGCCGGGAGCAAGCCCGCCGACGACGCCACGCAGGTCATCTCTCAGCAGGATCTGGCCGACGCCGCTGCCGCGGCGAAGGCCGCGAAGCCGGGGCCGGCCGGCGCGGAGACCACCCAGGTGATCTCGCGGGACGCCGAGGCCACCCAGGTGATCTCGACCGACGCCGTGCGCGCCGCCCAGACCGCCGCGGTCCCGCCGAAGCAGACGGACGGCCCGCCCGCGTCGCTGAGCAACACGGCCGCGCCCACCGCCGTGATGCCGACCGTGCCGGCCGGCAACCGCACCACCACCGCGCCGGACGCGCGCGACGGCAAGGCGGCCGAGGAACTGACCGCGGACTCCACCGCGGTCTGA